One genomic segment of Erythrolamprus reginae isolate rEryReg1 chromosome 2, rEryReg1.hap1, whole genome shotgun sequence includes these proteins:
- the LOC139161421 gene encoding transmembrane protease serine 12-like, with protein MSRNFGPAAFSFWTLLVLSREAWLKASLNDNDVCGERPLMKNSTTQNRIIGGDDATPGAWPWQINLQVYEAGTGYVPVCSGSLINTSIVLTAAHCFNISEDPALWMVVIALHNLDQDTSHTIRSQIKAIHIHPNFVKETYDNDIAMIILVRSIKFNDYVQPICLPTTNLLINEQSLCYITGWDIREKGEKVLILQEAQIIIMAHKMCNELKRHNHSITLNMICAWLPYGGIDTCQGDTGGPLACYLATTKKFYLVGITSLGNGCRHPQYPGVYAKTINYIHWINKYLQSKNVTLELHCLLIFLIVWTVFNIL; from the exons ATGAGTCGCAACTTTGGTCCCGCCGCCTTTTCCTTTTGGACTTTGCTTGTGCTGTCCAGGGAAGCCTGGCTCAAAGCCTCCCTGAATGATAACGACG TCTGTGGAGAAAGGCCTCTTATGAAAAATTCAACAACACAAAATCGAATTATAGGTGGAGATGATGCTACGCCAGGAGCATGGCCTTGGCAAATTAATCTTCAGGTTTATGAAGCTGGTACAGGATATGTCCCCGTGTGTAGTGGATCTTTAATTAATACAAGCATAGTGTTGACGGCAGCACACTGCTTTAATATATCAGA GGACCCAGCCCTTTGGATGGTTGTAATTGCTTTGCATAATCTTGATCAAGATACCTCTCATACAATAAGGAGTCAGATTAAAGCTATCCATATACACCCTAATTTTGTGAAAGAGACCTATGACAATGATATTGCCATGATAATATTAGTCAGATCTATCAAATTCAATGACTATGTTCAACCGATCTGCTTACCAACCACAAATCTTTTGATAAATGAACAGTCCCTCTGTTACATAACTGGATGGGATATAAGGGAAAAAG GTGAAAAGGTTTTAATATTACAAGAAGCTCAAATAATTATTATGGCACATAAAATGTGTAATGAATTAAAACGGCATAATCACTCAATTACATTGAATATGATCTGTGCTTGGTTACCATATGGAGGCATTGATACCTGCCAG GGAGACACCGGCGGTCCTCTGGCATGCTACCTTGCAACCACTAAAAAGTTTTATTTGGTAGGAATTACCAGCCTTGGTAATGGTTGTCGTCACCCACAATATCCAGGAGTTTATGCTAAGacaattaattatatacattgGATAAACAAGTATTTACAAAGTAAAAATGTAACACTGGAACTTCATTGCCTTTTGATCTTTTTAATTGTGTGGACAGTCTTCAACATTCTGTAA